From a region of the Tateyamaria omphalii genome:
- a CDS encoding adenylate/guanylate cyclase domain-containing protein, with protein sequence MKRSKTPIFFAKVIGFSFLVGALTTLLDGGLPVPFSQLGVAAVTGALIGAGCIVFEATFLSNRSIRWLRKVPIAGIVLMRAVAYTVIIVVSLVLPPWVLFGTARWLEPGFLFSFWLSISIAAAISTALELYQLLGKEASLAVFTGRYRRPRLENRIVMFADLTGSTALAERLGDLRFHELLGDVAYDLDEPIADMGGEIHRYVGDAVIATWPMTKPDQFEHALTCATAMIEMLETKSDAYIARYGQVMHIRIALHCGPIAAGEVGAWKKEIALLGDTMNSAARIEGAARDFGVDIILSDTFQARLPKDVQARLHRLPDYAAHGKHDVLRLWARGLDARCETNGL encoded by the coding sequence GTGAAACGGTCGAAAACGCCGATCTTCTTTGCAAAGGTGATCGGGTTTTCCTTTTTGGTCGGCGCGCTCACGACCCTGCTGGACGGAGGGCTGCCTGTCCCGTTTTCGCAGTTGGGTGTGGCGGCTGTGACGGGCGCACTGATCGGGGCCGGGTGCATCGTGTTCGAGGCCACTTTTCTGTCGAACAGGTCTATTCGATGGCTCAGAAAAGTGCCCATCGCGGGCATCGTGCTGATGCGTGCGGTCGCCTACACCGTCATTATCGTTGTGAGCCTTGTGCTGCCGCCCTGGGTGCTTTTTGGCACGGCGCGGTGGTTGGAGCCGGGCTTTCTGTTCAGCTTTTGGCTGTCGATCAGCATTGCAGCGGCTATTTCAACTGCGCTGGAACTGTATCAGCTGTTGGGCAAGGAGGCGTCTTTGGCCGTGTTCACGGGGCGGTACAGGCGCCCCCGGCTGGAGAACCGCATTGTCATGTTTGCGGACCTGACCGGGTCGACCGCGCTGGCCGAGCGATTGGGTGATTTGCGGTTTCACGAGCTGCTGGGGGATGTGGCGTATGATCTGGATGAGCCTATCGCGGACATGGGCGGCGAGATTCACCGGTATGTCGGGGACGCGGTCATCGCCACATGGCCAATGACAAAGCCTGATCAGTTCGAGCATGCCTTGACCTGTGCCACCGCCATGATCGAGATGCTTGAAACCAAATCTGACGCATACATCGCGCGCTATGGACAGGTGATGCACATCCGCATTGCGTTGCATTGCGGCCCGATTGCGGCGGGTGAGGTTGGCGCGTGGAAGAAAGAGATCGCATTGTTGGGTGACACGATGAACAGTGCCGCGCGCATCGAGGGTGCCGCGCGTGACTTTGGTGTCGACATCATTCTGTCCGATACCTTCCAAGCCCGGTTGCCGAAAGACGTGCAAGCGCGCCTGCACCGTTTGCCGGACTATGCCGCGCACGGCAAACACGATGTTCTCAGGCTGTGGGCGAGGGGCTTGGATGCGCGGTGCGAGACCAATGGTTTGTGA
- the rpsO gene encoding 30S ribosomal protein S15, translating into MSITAEDKARVMKDYGTKEGDTGSPEVQVAILSSRIATLTEHFKTHKKDNHGRRGLLKMVAQRRKLLDYLKGKDEARYSDLIKRLGLRR; encoded by the coding sequence ATGTCGATCACAGCCGAAGACAAAGCACGCGTGATGAAAGATTACGGCACCAAGGAAGGCGACACCGGTTCGCCCGAAGTCCAGGTCGCCATCCTGTCCTCGCGCATCGCCACGCTGACCGAGCATTTCAAGACGCACAAGAAAGACAACCACGGCCGCCGCGGCCTGCTGAAAATGGTTGCCCAGCGCCGCAAGCTGCTCGACTACCTCAAGGGCAAGGACGAGGCGCGCTACTCCGACCTCATCAAACGCCTGGGCCTGCGCCGCTAA
- a CDS encoding calcium-binding protein, whose amino-acid sequence MGLVAVGAVGVVDMTTNDEAEDTADAETEADVTAQPDAESLSDSASSGPEPQTPSDETLILGSQTDDILVGTDGDDTLYGEEGDDTIDGGAGDDTLNGEDGDDVITGGAGDDDMFGHSGDDLLAGGDGNDQMQGAQGNDTLSGGAGDDAVHGGLDDDTLTGGAGQDTLFGGWGDDLLNGVEDNPDTDASDDTDGKDYLNGGGGDDIIIAGQEDIVTAGEGEDTIVAGTWMQDGAAATIMDFDAEDDNILLVYDDAEDEPVVSLELDPDDPNTTRVMMNGVAVANVINGAQIDMANIAVMPLSLAQNAGMAPT is encoded by the coding sequence ATGGGACTTGTCGCGGTCGGTGCCGTGGGCGTCGTGGACATGACGACAAACGATGAGGCGGAGGACACAGCCGATGCGGAAACGGAGGCTGACGTCACCGCGCAACCCGATGCAGAATCCCTTTCCGACAGCGCCAGCAGCGGCCCGGAACCCCAGACACCTTCGGACGAAACGCTGATCCTCGGCAGCCAGACGGATGACATCCTCGTCGGCACCGATGGCGATGACACGCTTTATGGCGAAGAAGGCGATGACACGATCGACGGCGGCGCAGGCGACGATACGCTGAATGGCGAAGATGGCGATGACGTCATCACGGGCGGGGCCGGTGACGACGATATGTTTGGCCACAGTGGTGATGACCTGCTGGCTGGCGGCGACGGCAACGATCAGATGCAGGGCGCACAGGGCAACGACACCCTGTCTGGCGGCGCCGGTGACGATGCGGTGCATGGCGGCTTGGATGACGACACGCTGACCGGCGGGGCCGGTCAGGACACCCTCTTTGGCGGTTGGGGCGACGATCTGCTGAACGGTGTCGAAGACAACCCTGACACCGACGCCAGCGACGACACCGACGGCAAGGACTATCTCAACGGCGGCGGCGGGGACGACATCATCATCGCAGGACAAGAGGATATCGTCACCGCAGGTGAGGGCGAGGATACCATTGTCGCTGGCACATGGATGCAGGACGGAGCGGCCGCGACAATCATGGATTTTGACGCGGAAGACGACAACATTCTCCTGGTCTACGACGATGCAGAGGATGAACCCGTGGTGTCGCTTGAACTGGATCCCGACGATCCCAACACGACGCGTGTGATGATGAACGGGGTTGCCGTGGCCAACGTGATCAACGGCGCACAGATAGATATGGCCAACATCGCCGTCATGCCGCTCAGCCTCGCTCAAAACGCAGGCATGGCGCCAACCTGA
- a CDS encoding DUF1643 domain-containing protein, translating into MITRTHIKGDAPSTAIYSDCERYRYSLTRIWDGSGRKVNFVMLNPSTATEVQNDPTVERCERRARTLGYGSFAVTNIFAWRDTDPRAMRAAVDPIGPDNDDAILDRAAWADDVIAAWGTHGAHMNRGAAVATLLYGIERPLFHLGLSKAGHPKHPLYLPYTQQPEAWAIPAADTPR; encoded by the coding sequence ATGATCACTCGGACCCACATCAAGGGCGACGCGCCGTCGACCGCAATCTACTCCGACTGCGAACGATACCGCTACAGCCTGACGCGTATCTGGGACGGCTCTGGGCGGAAGGTGAATTTCGTGATGCTGAACCCCTCGACCGCGACCGAGGTGCAGAACGATCCCACGGTCGAACGGTGCGAACGGCGCGCACGCACACTGGGCTACGGCAGCTTTGCAGTGACCAATATCTTCGCCTGGCGCGACACCGATCCGCGCGCTATGCGGGCGGCAGTGGACCCCATCGGTCCGGACAATGACGATGCAATTCTCGACCGGGCGGCCTGGGCCGATGATGTCATCGCGGCGTGGGGCACCCACGGCGCGCATATGAACCGCGGAGCAGCCGTTGCCACCCTCCTATACGGCATCGAACGGCCACTCTTTCACCTGGGGCTGTCCAAGGCCGGGCACCCAAAACACCCGCTCTATCTGCCCTACACGCAACAGCCCGAAGCCTGGGCAATCCCCGCCGCTGACACCCCGCGTTAA
- the truB gene encoding tRNA pseudouridine(55) synthase TruB codes for MGRSRKGRDISGWLVVDKPAGLTSTAVVNKVRWALQAKKAGHAGTLDPEATGVLAVALGEATKTVPYITDALKAYRFTVRLGQATNTDDAEGEVIAQSATRPSDTQIKAALGHFIGDIMQVPPKFSAVKIDGQRAYKLARDGEDVELAARPLWVDELVLTDRPDPDHVELEMVCGKGGYVRSIARDLGEALGCYGHVRELRRIWSGPFEAEEGLTFEQIEALAHTPELDAHLRPTAHGLADLPELRATAEGAARLRNGNPGMVMAADVDYGEECWASFDGKPVAVGRYKAGELHPARVFNL; via the coding sequence ATGGGCCGTTCACGCAAAGGACGCGACATTTCCGGGTGGTTGGTGGTGGACAAGCCTGCGGGCCTGACCTCGACCGCCGTCGTGAACAAGGTGCGCTGGGCGCTGCAGGCCAAGAAGGCGGGCCACGCAGGCACGCTTGATCCCGAAGCGACAGGTGTGCTGGCCGTGGCCTTGGGCGAGGCGACCAAAACGGTCCCCTACATCACCGACGCGCTCAAGGCCTACCGGTTCACCGTGCGACTGGGCCAAGCGACGAATACGGACGACGCCGAGGGCGAAGTGATCGCGCAGTCCGCCACCCGCCCCTCCGATACACAGATCAAAGCCGCCCTCGGCCACTTCATCGGCGACATCATGCAGGTTCCGCCCAAATTCTCGGCGGTCAAGATCGACGGGCAACGCGCCTACAAGCTGGCGCGCGATGGCGAAGACGTCGAACTGGCGGCCCGCCCCCTCTGGGTCGACGAACTGGTGCTGACCGACCGCCCCGACCCAGATCATGTCGAGTTGGAAATGGTCTGCGGCAAGGGCGGCTATGTCCGCTCCATCGCCCGCGATCTGGGCGAGGCGCTGGGCTGCTACGGCCACGTGCGCGAACTGCGCCGCATCTGGTCCGGCCCGTTCGAGGCCGAGGAGGGCCTGACCTTCGAGCAGATCGAAGCGCTCGCACACACACCCGAACTCGACGCGCACCTGCGCCCTACCGCCCATGGCCTCGCCGACCTGCCCGAACTGCGCGCCACAGCGGAAGGGGCGGCGCGCCTGCGCAACGGCAACCCCGGCATGGTGATGGCCGCAGACGTCGACTATGGCGAAGAATGCTGGGCGTCGTTCGACGGCAAACCGGTGGCCGTGGGCCGCTACAAGGCGGGCGAGCTGCACCCCGCACGGGTCTTCAACCTGTAA
- a CDS encoding MATE family efflux transporter, whose protein sequence is MSKKKNLNDQPVGWALFRVSAPMSIGIFGVLMVGLADAFFLARYGDFALTAVGFIYPVTMTLTSLSIGLSAGTSTVVSQALGRGEEEGKQRTTMHAMLMGLALSSALVTAFFLLSPWLFGTMGASDQVLDAVMAYIPWWCLSFPLLVMAQLLNSVFRAAGRSEVAAITMLAQATLNIALTPLLIFGWGAIPEFGVAGAGMATFIARAAGFAGVVLYAWWTSELCFDVNPAKGIVKTVKRIGRVAAPASLSNAINPGGMAAVTAAVAVVGDAAVAGFGAATRVQSLLFLPMLAMSAGIGPVVGQAWGAEDQSRAQKAVRLTFYACAAYGAVLAAVLLIFAQPIAALVADNEDAAEYGAQYLRLVGLSFFGYGILVTGNAAMNARDRALWSMGLSAARIALIYIPFAWAGVLIFGYTGILGAALLANVLGAFGAIIACRAVGLLGTDTAIIRGPARAARSLTPSD, encoded by the coding sequence ATGTCGAAAAAGAAAAACCTGAATGACCAACCCGTCGGCTGGGCGCTCTTCCGCGTGTCGGCGCCCATGAGCATCGGCATCTTCGGCGTGCTAATGGTGGGGCTGGCCGACGCGTTCTTTCTGGCGCGCTACGGGGATTTCGCGCTGACGGCGGTGGGGTTCATCTACCCCGTGACCATGACGCTCACGTCCCTGTCCATCGGGCTCAGCGCAGGCACCAGCACGGTCGTCAGCCAGGCGCTGGGGCGCGGCGAAGAAGAAGGCAAACAGCGCACCACCATGCACGCGATGCTGATGGGCCTTGCTTTGTCGTCTGCCCTCGTCACCGCATTCTTCCTGCTCTCCCCCTGGCTCTTCGGCACCATGGGCGCATCGGACCAAGTGCTCGACGCCGTCATGGCCTACATCCCGTGGTGGTGCCTCAGCTTTCCGCTGCTGGTGATGGCGCAACTCCTGAACTCGGTCTTCCGCGCCGCAGGCCGGTCCGAGGTCGCGGCAATCACCATGTTGGCCCAGGCGACGCTCAACATCGCCCTGACCCCGCTGTTGATCTTCGGCTGGGGGGCCATTCCGGAATTCGGCGTCGCAGGTGCAGGCATGGCCACCTTCATCGCGCGCGCAGCGGGATTTGCGGGCGTGGTCCTGTACGCCTGGTGGACGTCCGAGCTGTGCTTTGATGTGAACCCGGCCAAGGGGATCGTCAAAACCGTCAAACGCATCGGCCGGGTGGCCGCGCCCGCCTCCCTGTCCAACGCGATCAACCCGGGCGGCATGGCCGCCGTCACGGCGGCGGTTGCCGTGGTCGGGGACGCTGCCGTCGCAGGCTTCGGGGCGGCAACGCGCGTTCAATCGCTGCTGTTTCTGCCCATGCTCGCCATGTCGGCGGGCATCGGCCCGGTCGTGGGCCAGGCCTGGGGGGCCGAGGATCAAAGCCGCGCGCAAAAGGCCGTGCGCCTGACCTTCTACGCCTGCGCCGCCTATGGCGCGGTCCTCGCCGCCGTCCTTCTGATCTTTGCACAGCCCATCGCGGCCCTGGTCGCCGACAATGAAGACGCGGCAGAGTACGGCGCGCAGTACCTCCGGCTCGTCGGACTGTCCTTCTTTGGCTACGGCATCCTCGTCACGGGCAACGCCGCCATGAACGCCCGCGACCGCGCGCTGTGGTCCATGGGCCTGAGTGCGGCGCGGATTGCGCTGATCTATATCCCCTTCGCGTGGGCAGGCGTGCTGATCTTCGGCTACACCGGTATCCTCGGGGCCGCACTGCTGGCCAATGTGCTGGGCGCTTTCGGGGCGATCATCGCCTGCCGCGCCGTGGGGCTGCTGGGCACCGACACCGCAATCATCCGCGGCCCGGCGCGCGCCGCACGTTCCCTCACACCCTCTGATTGA
- a CDS encoding phosphodiester glycosidase family protein produces the protein MMRLLALLLALSTLPAWAVTCEDIRYESNRYTICTVDPTSEELRLFLYDDDGAPYGQFSAVNQALDGEGKTLSFAMNAGMYHDDRAPVGHYVENGQEVMRVISAPGPGNFGLLPNGILCLRPGRADVFETLAFVEQAPDCTYATQSGPMLVIDGALHPRFLPDSTSRYIRNGVGTSADGTKAVFAISNNAVTFHEFGSLFRDALDLPNALFFDGNISRLYMPDLNRDDFGFALGPIIGTVVPAPR, from the coding sequence ATGATGCGGCTCCTCGCGCTGCTCCTCGCCCTGTCCACGCTGCCGGCGTGGGCGGTCACATGCGAAGACATCCGGTACGAAAGCAACCGTTACACGATCTGCACGGTTGACCCGACCTCGGAAGAGTTGCGCCTGTTTCTCTATGACGACGACGGCGCGCCTTATGGCCAGTTCAGCGCCGTCAATCAGGCGCTCGACGGCGAAGGCAAAACGCTCAGCTTCGCCATGAACGCGGGCATGTATCACGACGACCGCGCGCCTGTCGGCCACTACGTCGAAAACGGGCAAGAAGTCATGCGTGTGATCTCGGCCCCCGGACCCGGCAATTTCGGGCTTTTGCCCAACGGCATCCTCTGCCTGCGCCCGGGCCGGGCGGACGTATTCGAAACGCTGGCCTTCGTGGAACAAGCCCCCGACTGCACCTATGCCACGCAATCCGGGCCGATGCTGGTGATCGACGGCGCGCTGCACCCGCGCTTTTTGCCTGACAGCACCTCACGCTATATCCGCAACGGGGTCGGCACGTCCGCCGATGGGACCAAGGCGGTCTTTGCCATCTCGAACAACGCCGTCACCTTCCACGAATTCGGCAGCCTGTTCCGCGACGCGCTCGACCTGCCCAACGCGCTCTTTTTCGACGGCAATATCTCGCGGCTGTACATGCCCGACCTGAACCGCGACGACTTCGGTTTTGCGCTGGGCCCCATCATTGGAACGGTTGTGCCCGCCCCGCGTTAG